The Alteromonas mediterranea DE genome contains the following window.
CACCGGCTATTGTGTCGTTGATTTATCAAGATGGCAGTGGCTTACCTTTTACCCTGGCCTTTATATTGTGCGTTATAGGAGGCATGGCGTTATGGTATCCCAACCGCTTGGAGAAAAGTGACTTAAGAGCACGAGAAGGGTTTCTTATCGTGGCGCTGTTTTGGTCAGTACTGGCAAGTGTAGGTGCAATTCCGCTTATCTTGCTCGAGCAGCCGAGCATGACAGTGACCGACGCATTTTTTGAGTCGTTTTCAGGCCTTACCACCACTGGGGCAACAGTTATCGAAGGGATAGACTTTCTGCCCCATTCTGTACAGTTTTATCGCCAGCAGCTTCAGTGGCTAGGCGGGATGGGTATCATCGTACTCGCTGTCGCTATTTTGCCAATTCTAGGTGTGGGTGGCATGCAGCTTTACCGCGCTGAAACGCCTGGCCCTGTAAAAGATAACAAAATGACGCCGCGTATTGCCGACACCGCAAAGCACCTTTGGTATATCTATTTATCAATTACTATTGCGTGTGCAGGTGCTTATTGGCTCGCGGGTATGAATGTGTTCGATTCTATTTGTCATGCGTTCTCTACCGTCGCCATTGGGGGCTTTTCTAACCACGACGCGAGCTTGGGGTATTTCAATAGCCCCATGGTCAACGTAGTGTGTACGGTATTTCTACTTATCGCCGCCCTTAATTTCTCGTTGCACTATGCCGCGGTGAGTTCTCGTTCCGTTAAAGGGTATTTCAAAGACCCTGAGTTTAAAGCGTTCTTTATTATTCAGGCTTCACTTATTGGCATTTGTTTCTTAGTGCTGACATTGTCAGGTTATTACACTTCCGCCGAGCAGGCTTTAGATCAAGCCATGATCCAAGCGGTATCGATAAGCACTACAGCAGGTTTCGCTACCACTGACTTTTCAATATGGCCAACGTTTTTGCCGATAATGCTAATATTCTCAAGCTTTATCGGGGGCTGCGCAAGCTCGACAGGCGGCGGGTTGAAGGTTGTAAGGGTTTGCCTCTTGTTCTTACAAGGTAAACGTGAAGTCGATAGGCTCATTCATCCTAAAGCTGTGTACAGCGTTAAGTTTGGCGACCGTGCCATGCCCGATAGAGTAGTAGAGGCTGTTTGGGGGTTCTTCTCAGCCTATGCTGTGGTATTTGTTGTGCTTATGATTGGCCTTATCGCTACTGGTCTTGATAACTTAAGTGCGTTTACCGCAACGGCGGCAATGTTGAACAACCTAGGCCCAGGCTTAGGCAGTGTGGCGGCAAACTATGCCGATGTAACCGACGCCGGAAAGTGGATTTTGGTTACCGGTATGGTGTTTGGTCGTTTAGAAGTATTCTCGCTTCTTGTACTGTTCTCGCCTACCTTTTGGCGCAGCTAATACATTCGCGGTACACGCTAAAATTATCGGTTTATTAAACTAGAAAGGGCGATAACTTCAACTATCGCCCTTTGTGTTTAATTTTCTGTGCTCAAACTGCGACTTAGGTTGCGCAGCGTAAGCCCTACGGTGAGGCTATAGCGTGTCAGCCAAAGAAAAACGCGCTCGGTTGGAAGAGCTTTTCCACGT
Protein-coding sequences here:
- a CDS encoding TrkH family potassium uptake protein; this translates as MHYRAIIRILGLLIALFSVTMIPPAIVSLIYQDGSGLPFTLAFILCVIGGMALWYPNRLEKSDLRAREGFLIVALFWSVLASVGAIPLILLEQPSMTVTDAFFESFSGLTTTGATVIEGIDFLPHSVQFYRQQLQWLGGMGIIVLAVAILPILGVGGMQLYRAETPGPVKDNKMTPRIADTAKHLWYIYLSITIACAGAYWLAGMNVFDSICHAFSTVAIGGFSNHDASLGYFNSPMVNVVCTVFLLIAALNFSLHYAAVSSRSVKGYFKDPEFKAFFIIQASLIGICFLVLTLSGYYTSAEQALDQAMIQAVSISTTAGFATTDFSIWPTFLPIMLIFSSFIGGCASSTGGGLKVVRVCLLFLQGKREVDRLIHPKAVYSVKFGDRAMPDRVVEAVWGFFSAYAVVFVVLMIGLIATGLDNLSAFTATAAMLNNLGPGLGSVAANYADVTDAGKWILVTGMVFGRLEVFSLLVLFSPTFWRS